From a single Arachis hypogaea cultivar Tifrunner chromosome 3, arahy.Tifrunner.gnm2.J5K5, whole genome shotgun sequence genomic region:
- the LOC112785316 gene encoding uncharacterized protein isoform X4, with amino-acid sequence MDVNDPLDFEVEDEFLKPPPKEKLKEEQNEQEKPKTKKAKKDASSYDDDEDPREAYLTKLVEKCENQLKDFGEEEDIPLWGVKVFGDKKAFPPLEFPELGSCNLLQSFLNSELNSVVELAAEKGDNFLEGLLINGWLPKLAFLCGHIEKPVAIWSFNTMLYSSNEELRNSSSDFWCAVLSSRKEVDQLPVKIGWFPEYSDLRTALDTYGFLFEFSSSGEPKDLDSDTGEPLQNIRAWLKFVTACCLIRSKRPVFSVVEAEELIEIIICLFLDRQFQGLLVLLNDCVEAIVNYFTDQEWHSSCENIAKFIASRVSKDLNCIQSVECIPVASSRCKQLKSAVAYQNLLSCFDGFLCQAHNGEDILRLLRAINFKDKSCDFFKMYIHLVLTENWVLSNSLIEDNPVIYEMFCLFLRQCSSLISASDLRSYASKVRHRAAYLMHFSIYK; translated from the exons ATGGACGTCAACGACCCTTTAGATTTCGAGGTAGAGGATGAATTTCTCAAACCCCCGCCCAAG GAAAAGCTCAAAGAAGAACAGAATGAGCAGGAAAAGCCAAAGACAAAAAAGGCTAAGAAGGATGCAAGTTcctatgatgatgatgaagatccCAGGGAAGCTTACTTGACAAAACTTGTTGAGAAGTGTGAAAATCAG TTGAAAGATtttggtgaagaagaagatatTCCTCTCTGGGGAGTGAAAGTCTTTGGAGATAAG AAAGCCTTTCCACCGCTGGAATTTCCTGAGCTTGGAAGCTGCAACCTTCTGCAGTCATTTTTGAACAGTGAGCTGAATTCAGTGGTGGAATTGGCAGCCGAAAAAG GTGATAACTTTCTTGAAGGATTGCTCATCAATGGTTGGCTTCCAAAATTAGCATTCCTCTGTGGTCATATAGAAAAACCAGTAGCCATTTGGTCCTTCAACACAA TGTTATATTCATCAAATGAAGAGCTTCGAAACTCATCCTCTGACTTTTGGTGTGCAGTTCTCTCTTCTAGAAAAGAG GTTGATCAATTGCCTGTCAAAATTGGTTGGTTTCCTGAGTACTCAGATTTGAGAACAGCTCTTGACACTTATGggtttctttttgaattttcatcCAGTGGTGAACCCAAAGATTTAG ATTCTGACACTGGAGAACCACTCCAAAATATTAGAGCCTGGCTCAAATTTGTCACTGCTTGTTGTCTAATACG GAGTAAAAGACCAGTATTTTCTGTTGTAGAAGCtgaagaactcattgaaattatTATATGTCTATTTCTAGATCGCCAGTTTCAAGGTTTATTAGTGCTTTTGAATGATTGCGTAGAAGCAATTGTCAATTACTTCACAGACCAGGAATGGCATTCAAGTTGTGAGAACATAGCAAAATTCATTGCTTCCAG AGTCTCAAAGGATTTGAATTGCATCCAATCTGTTGAGTGCATACCGGTAGCTAGCTCCCGTTGTAAGCAACTTAAGAGTGCCGTAGCGTATCAGAACCTACTTTCCTGTTTTGATGGA TTTTTGTGTCAGGCCCACAATGGAGAAGACATCCTGAGATTGCTTAGGGCAATTAACTTCAAAGACAAAAGTTGCGATTTCTTCAAGATGTACATTCACCTAGTTTTGACAGAGAACTGGGTTTTGTCCAACTCATTAATCGAAGACAATCCAGTAATCTATGAAATGTTCTGTCTTTTTCTAAGACAATGCTCTAGCTTGATTTCAGCATCGGACCTACGATCATATGCGTCAAAG GTTCGTCATAGGGCCGCATATCTTATGCACTTCTCCATCTACAAGTAG
- the LOC112785411 gene encoding uncharacterized protein has protein sequence MAKKSSIGIGTLMRKKLSDITNNSDSQHNLLPLTLPAIDADIPSIQQLLTERTQLIQLIAEKEELIESSGAELRRMQADIKKLQLQNRNLAQSNSLMLAELNLGRDKRKILQHEISCRSTLIKANALKAGSNDEGRRKRSRSIGSEKVKDNNRRRSRRHSAFVETHEHEASENLFEIEDTIMVHPCSAGERSKLRNEAPRSSFGRPLRRAAEKVQSYKEVPLNAKMRRLE, from the exons ATGGCGAAGAAATCTTCCATTGGAATCGGTACTTTGATGCGTAAGAAGCTTTCTGATATCACTAACAACTCTGACTCTCAACACAACCTACTTCCTCTAACACTTCCCGCCATCGACGCCGATATCCCTTCCATTCAACAACTCCTCACT GAAAGAACGCAGTTAATACAACTCATTGCAGAGAAAGA AGAATTGATAGAATCTAGCGGAGCTGAGTTGAGAAGAATGCAAGCCGATATCAAGAAACTCCAACTCCAAAATCGGAACCTTGCTCAGTCTAACAGCTTAATGTTAGCG GAGCTTAATTTGGGAAGGGATAAG AGAAAAATATTGCAACATGAGATTTCATGCAGATCTACTTTAATCAAAGCAAATGCCCTAAAAGCTGGTAGTAACGATGAAGGAAGACGCAAAAGAAGTAGAT CTATTGGTTCTGAAAAGGTTAAAGACAATAATAG AAGACGATCGAGAAGACATTCGGCTTTCGTGGAAACACATGAACACGAAGCTTCAGAGAATTTGTTTGAGATAGAGGATACAATAATGGTGCATCCTTGTTCAGCAGGAGAAAGATCAAAGTTAAGAAATGAAGCTCCAAGAAGTTCTTTTGGAAGACCATTGAGAAGAGCAGCAGAGAAGGTTCAATCTTACAAGGAAGTTCCTTTAAATGCCAAAATGCGAAGACTAGAATAA
- the LOC112785316 gene encoding uncharacterized protein isoform X1: protein MDVNDPLDFEVEDEFLKPPPKVSNRRRKKVIGLDDLLTDHLREQEKLKEEQNEQEKPKTKKAKKDASSYDDDEDPREAYLTKLVEKCENQLKDFGEEEDIPLWGVKVFGDKKAFPPLEFPELGSCNLLQSFLNSELNSVVELAAEKGDNFLEGLLINGWLPKLAFLCGHIEKPVAIWSFNTMLYSSNEELRNSSSDFWCAVLSSRKEVDQLPVKIGWFPEYSDLRTALDTYGFLFEFSSSGEPKDLDSDTGEPLQNIRAWLKFVTACCLIRSKRPVFSVVEAEELIEIIICLFLDRQFQGLLVLLNDCVEAIVNYFTDQEWHSSCENIAKFIASRVSKDLNCIQSVECIPVASSRCKQLKSAVAYQNLLSCFDGFLCQAHNGEDILRLLRAINFKDKSCDFFKMYIHLVLTENWVLSNSLIEDNPVIYEMFCLFLRQCSSLISASDLRSYASKVRHRAAYLMHFSIYK from the exons ATGGACGTCAACGACCCTTTAGATTTCGAGGTAGAGGATGAATTTCTCAAACCCCCGCCCAAGGTTAGCAATAGAAG GAGGAAGAAGGTTATTGGGTTGGATGATCTTCTTACTGATCATTTAAGAGAACAGGAAAAGCTCAAAGAAGAACAGAATGAGCAGGAAAAGCCAAAGACAAAAAAGGCTAAGAAGGATGCAAGTTcctatgatgatgatgaagatccCAGGGAAGCTTACTTGACAAAACTTGTTGAGAAGTGTGAAAATCAG TTGAAAGATtttggtgaagaagaagatatTCCTCTCTGGGGAGTGAAAGTCTTTGGAGATAAG AAAGCCTTTCCACCGCTGGAATTTCCTGAGCTTGGAAGCTGCAACCTTCTGCAGTCATTTTTGAACAGTGAGCTGAATTCAGTGGTGGAATTGGCAGCCGAAAAAG GTGATAACTTTCTTGAAGGATTGCTCATCAATGGTTGGCTTCCAAAATTAGCATTCCTCTGTGGTCATATAGAAAAACCAGTAGCCATTTGGTCCTTCAACACAA TGTTATATTCATCAAATGAAGAGCTTCGAAACTCATCCTCTGACTTTTGGTGTGCAGTTCTCTCTTCTAGAAAAGAG GTTGATCAATTGCCTGTCAAAATTGGTTGGTTTCCTGAGTACTCAGATTTGAGAACAGCTCTTGACACTTATGggtttctttttgaattttcatcCAGTGGTGAACCCAAAGATTTAG ATTCTGACACTGGAGAACCACTCCAAAATATTAGAGCCTGGCTCAAATTTGTCACTGCTTGTTGTCTAATACG GAGTAAAAGACCAGTATTTTCTGTTGTAGAAGCtgaagaactcattgaaattatTATATGTCTATTTCTAGATCGCCAGTTTCAAGGTTTATTAGTGCTTTTGAATGATTGCGTAGAAGCAATTGTCAATTACTTCACAGACCAGGAATGGCATTCAAGTTGTGAGAACATAGCAAAATTCATTGCTTCCAG AGTCTCAAAGGATTTGAATTGCATCCAATCTGTTGAGTGCATACCGGTAGCTAGCTCCCGTTGTAAGCAACTTAAGAGTGCCGTAGCGTATCAGAACCTACTTTCCTGTTTTGATGGA TTTTTGTGTCAGGCCCACAATGGAGAAGACATCCTGAGATTGCTTAGGGCAATTAACTTCAAAGACAAAAGTTGCGATTTCTTCAAGATGTACATTCACCTAGTTTTGACAGAGAACTGGGTTTTGTCCAACTCATTAATCGAAGACAATCCAGTAATCTATGAAATGTTCTGTCTTTTTCTAAGACAATGCTCTAGCTTGATTTCAGCATCGGACCTACGATCATATGCGTCAAAG GTTCGTCATAGGGCCGCATATCTTATGCACTTCTCCATCTACAAGTAG
- the LOC112785316 gene encoding uncharacterized protein isoform X2: MDVNDPLDFEVEDEFLKPPPKVSNRRRKKVIGLDDLLTDHLREQEKLKEEQNEQEKPKTKKAKKDASSYDDDEDPREAYLTKLVEKCENQLKDFGEEEDIPLWGVKVFGDKKAFPPLEFPELGSCNLLQSFLNSELNSVVELAAEKGDNFLEGLLINGWLPKLAFLCGHIEKPVAIWSFNTMLYSSNEELRNSSSDFWCAVLSSRKEVDQLPVKIGWFPEYSDLRTALDTYGFLFEFSSSGEPKDLDSDTGEPLQNIRAWLKFVTACCLIRSKRPVFSVVEAEELIEIIICLFLDRQFQGLLVLLNDCVEAIVNYFTDQEWHSSCENIAKFIASRVSKDLNCIQSVECIPVASSRCKQLKSAVAYQNLLSCFDGAHNGEDILRLLRAINFKDKSCDFFKMYIHLVLTENWVLSNSLIEDNPVIYEMFCLFLRQCSSLISASDLRSYASKVRHRAAYLMHFSIYK; the protein is encoded by the exons ATGGACGTCAACGACCCTTTAGATTTCGAGGTAGAGGATGAATTTCTCAAACCCCCGCCCAAGGTTAGCAATAGAAG GAGGAAGAAGGTTATTGGGTTGGATGATCTTCTTACTGATCATTTAAGAGAACAGGAAAAGCTCAAAGAAGAACAGAATGAGCAGGAAAAGCCAAAGACAAAAAAGGCTAAGAAGGATGCAAGTTcctatgatgatgatgaagatccCAGGGAAGCTTACTTGACAAAACTTGTTGAGAAGTGTGAAAATCAG TTGAAAGATtttggtgaagaagaagatatTCCTCTCTGGGGAGTGAAAGTCTTTGGAGATAAG AAAGCCTTTCCACCGCTGGAATTTCCTGAGCTTGGAAGCTGCAACCTTCTGCAGTCATTTTTGAACAGTGAGCTGAATTCAGTGGTGGAATTGGCAGCCGAAAAAG GTGATAACTTTCTTGAAGGATTGCTCATCAATGGTTGGCTTCCAAAATTAGCATTCCTCTGTGGTCATATAGAAAAACCAGTAGCCATTTGGTCCTTCAACACAA TGTTATATTCATCAAATGAAGAGCTTCGAAACTCATCCTCTGACTTTTGGTGTGCAGTTCTCTCTTCTAGAAAAGAG GTTGATCAATTGCCTGTCAAAATTGGTTGGTTTCCTGAGTACTCAGATTTGAGAACAGCTCTTGACACTTATGggtttctttttgaattttcatcCAGTGGTGAACCCAAAGATTTAG ATTCTGACACTGGAGAACCACTCCAAAATATTAGAGCCTGGCTCAAATTTGTCACTGCTTGTTGTCTAATACG GAGTAAAAGACCAGTATTTTCTGTTGTAGAAGCtgaagaactcattgaaattatTATATGTCTATTTCTAGATCGCCAGTTTCAAGGTTTATTAGTGCTTTTGAATGATTGCGTAGAAGCAATTGTCAATTACTTCACAGACCAGGAATGGCATTCAAGTTGTGAGAACATAGCAAAATTCATTGCTTCCAG AGTCTCAAAGGATTTGAATTGCATCCAATCTGTTGAGTGCATACCGGTAGCTAGCTCCCGTTGTAAGCAACTTAAGAGTGCCGTAGCGTATCAGAACCTACTTTCCTGTTTTGATGGA GCCCACAATGGAGAAGACATCCTGAGATTGCTTAGGGCAATTAACTTCAAAGACAAAAGTTGCGATTTCTTCAAGATGTACATTCACCTAGTTTTGACAGAGAACTGGGTTTTGTCCAACTCATTAATCGAAGACAATCCAGTAATCTATGAAATGTTCTGTCTTTTTCTAAGACAATGCTCTAGCTTGATTTCAGCATCGGACCTACGATCATATGCGTCAAAG GTTCGTCATAGGGCCGCATATCTTATGCACTTCTCCATCTACAAGTAG
- the LOC112785316 gene encoding uncharacterized protein isoform X5: MDVNDPLDFEVEDEFLKPPPKEKLKEEQNEQEKPKTKKAKKDASSYDDDEDPREAYLTKLVEKCENQLKDFGEEEDIPLWGVKVFGDKKAFPPLEFPELGSCNLLQSFLNSELNSVVELAAEKGDNFLEGLLINGWLPKLAFLCGHIEKPVAIWSFNTMLYSSNEELRNSSSDFWCAVLSSRKEVDQLPVKIGWFPEYSDLRTALDTYGFLFEFSSSGEPKDLDSDTGEPLQNIRAWLKFVTACCLIRSKRPVFSVVEAEELIEIIICLFLDRQFQGLLVLLNDCVEAIVNYFTDQEWHSSCENIAKFIASRVSKDLNCIQSVECIPVASSRCKQLKSAVAYQNLLSCFDGAHNGEDILRLLRAINFKDKSCDFFKMYIHLVLTENWVLSNSLIEDNPVIYEMFCLFLRQCSSLISASDLRSYASKVRHRAAYLMHFSIYK; encoded by the exons ATGGACGTCAACGACCCTTTAGATTTCGAGGTAGAGGATGAATTTCTCAAACCCCCGCCCAAG GAAAAGCTCAAAGAAGAACAGAATGAGCAGGAAAAGCCAAAGACAAAAAAGGCTAAGAAGGATGCAAGTTcctatgatgatgatgaagatccCAGGGAAGCTTACTTGACAAAACTTGTTGAGAAGTGTGAAAATCAG TTGAAAGATtttggtgaagaagaagatatTCCTCTCTGGGGAGTGAAAGTCTTTGGAGATAAG AAAGCCTTTCCACCGCTGGAATTTCCTGAGCTTGGAAGCTGCAACCTTCTGCAGTCATTTTTGAACAGTGAGCTGAATTCAGTGGTGGAATTGGCAGCCGAAAAAG GTGATAACTTTCTTGAAGGATTGCTCATCAATGGTTGGCTTCCAAAATTAGCATTCCTCTGTGGTCATATAGAAAAACCAGTAGCCATTTGGTCCTTCAACACAA TGTTATATTCATCAAATGAAGAGCTTCGAAACTCATCCTCTGACTTTTGGTGTGCAGTTCTCTCTTCTAGAAAAGAG GTTGATCAATTGCCTGTCAAAATTGGTTGGTTTCCTGAGTACTCAGATTTGAGAACAGCTCTTGACACTTATGggtttctttttgaattttcatcCAGTGGTGAACCCAAAGATTTAG ATTCTGACACTGGAGAACCACTCCAAAATATTAGAGCCTGGCTCAAATTTGTCACTGCTTGTTGTCTAATACG GAGTAAAAGACCAGTATTTTCTGTTGTAGAAGCtgaagaactcattgaaattatTATATGTCTATTTCTAGATCGCCAGTTTCAAGGTTTATTAGTGCTTTTGAATGATTGCGTAGAAGCAATTGTCAATTACTTCACAGACCAGGAATGGCATTCAAGTTGTGAGAACATAGCAAAATTCATTGCTTCCAG AGTCTCAAAGGATTTGAATTGCATCCAATCTGTTGAGTGCATACCGGTAGCTAGCTCCCGTTGTAAGCAACTTAAGAGTGCCGTAGCGTATCAGAACCTACTTTCCTGTTTTGATGGA GCCCACAATGGAGAAGACATCCTGAGATTGCTTAGGGCAATTAACTTCAAAGACAAAAGTTGCGATTTCTTCAAGATGTACATTCACCTAGTTTTGACAGAGAACTGGGTTTTGTCCAACTCATTAATCGAAGACAATCCAGTAATCTATGAAATGTTCTGTCTTTTTCTAAGACAATGCTCTAGCTTGATTTCAGCATCGGACCTACGATCATATGCGTCAAAG GTTCGTCATAGGGCCGCATATCTTATGCACTTCTCCATCTACAAGTAG
- the LOC112785420 gene encoding protein NUCLEAR FUSION DEFECTIVE 4 isoform X1, with protein MMVAKDNNHQGYHGNFAKQFHKGKWFMVFGSSLILSCAGASYMFGMYSKDLKATLGYDQTTLNTIGFFKNLGANSGIISGLIAEITPTWMILLIGAVTNFVGYFMVWLSITQKIPKPEVWQMCLYFVIGTHSQNFAATSVMISCVNTFPLNRGIVVGFLQSFVGLSAAIISQFHKTIIASCSVHYYYQDTRSIVLALAVFPAIVSILFAFTIRGFEPSTQFNDTRPFFHFFYIATGLATFILGITITHLFECHLSKFAYHLIAFLMFLFLLVLPLFVAIREDLFLWKLAEAESENLNVIIENQENDNNNNKAEPTTSTSMYSCFKSILNKPERGEDHTILQALLSVDMFLIFFVSICGLGANLAAIDNLGQIGESLGYSKVKTQYFVSLVSVWNFFGRVFSGFASEALLGLYKLPRPWLVTISLFISVIGHVAIVLSNDSGLYIASCIIGFCFGAQIPLISATISEIFGLKHYGALLNYWHLGSPIGSYLMNVLVGGTLYDAEAKNQLKKIDHSFSLNEELGELVCFGIDCYNFTFVIFATIILLGAFASLVLVKRTSEFYKGDIYKKFRENHKQQHIVWL; from the coding sequence ATGATGGTGGCAAAGGATAATAATCACCAAGGGTATCATGGTAATTTCGCAAAGCAATTTCACAAGGGTAAATGGTTCATGGTGTTTGGTTCATCATTGATATTATCATGTGCTGGTGCCTCTTACATGTTTGGTATGTATTCAAAGGATCTTAAGGCAACATTAGGATATGACCAAACTACCCTCAACACAATAGGTTTCTTCAAGAACCTAGGTGCAAACAGTGGCATAATCTCAGGGCTAATTGCTGAAATTACACCAACATGGATGATTCTTCTCATTGGAGCTGTCACAAACTTTGTTGGTTACTTCATGGTTTGGCTCTCAATAACACAGAAGATTCCAAAGCCTGAGGTTTGGCAAATGTGTCTCTACTTTGTGATTGGAACACATTCTCAGAATTTTGCAGCAACATCAGTGATGATCTCATGTGTCAACACATTCCCTCTCAACAGAGGAATTGTTGTTGGATTCTTGCAGAGTTTTGTTGGTTTGAGTGCAGCTATAATCTCACAATTCCATAAGACTATTATTGCTTCTTGTTCAGTTCATTATTATTATCAAGATACAAGGTCTATTGTTCTTGCTCTTGCTGTTTTTCCAGCTATTGTGTCAATTCTCTTTGCATTCACAATTAGAGGCTTTGAGCCTTCAACACAATTCAATGACACTAGAcccttttttcatttcttttacatTGCCACTGGTCTTGCAACTTTCATCTTGGGTATCACCATTACTCACTTGTTTGAATGTCATCTTTCAAAGTTTGCATATCATTTGATTGCATTTCTAATGTTTCTGTTCTTGCTTGTCCTGCCTCTCTTTGTTGCCATAAGAGAGGATCTGTTCTTATGGAAACTTGCTGAGGCTGAGAGTGAGAATCTCAATGTCATCATTGAGAATCAAGAGaatgataataataacaataaggcagagccaacaacatcaacatcaaTGTATTCTTGTTTTAAAAGCATATTGAATAAGCCTGAAAGAGGAGAAGATCACACAATATTACAAGCACTTTTAAGTGTTGACATGTTTCTGATATTCTTTGTTTCAATATGTGGGCTTGGTGCTAATTTGGCAGCAATTGACAACCTTGGACAGATTGGTGAATCTTTAGGGTACTCAAAGGTTAAAACTCAGTATTTTGTATCTCTAGTAAGTGTATGGAACTTCTTTGGGAGAGTTTTTTCTGGTTTTGCATCTGAGGCATTGTTAGGACTATACAAGTTACCTAGGCCATGGTTGGTAACAATTTCTCTATTCATCTCAGTGATTGGTCATGTTGCAATTGTGCTTAGCAATGACAGTGGACTATACATAGCAAGCTGCATAATTGGATTCTGCTTTGGTGCTCAAATTCCATTGATTTCTGCCACAATTTCTGAGATTTTTGGCCTAAAACACTATGGTGCATTGCTGAATTATTGGCACCTAGGGAGCCCTATAGGTTCTTATTTGATGAATGTGTTGGTTGGTGGGACCTTATATGATGCAGAGGCTAAGAACCAACTTAAGAAAATTGATCATAGTTTTAGTTTGAATGAGGAGCTGGGAGAATTAGTATGCTTTGGAATAGATTGTTATAATTTCACTTTTGTCATTTTTGCCACTATCATACTCTTAGGTGCCTTTGCTTCTCTTGTTTTGGTGAAGAGAACAAGTGAATTCTACAAGGGTGATATATACAAGAAGTTTAGAGAGAATCATAAACAACAACATATTGTATGGTTGTAG
- the LOC112785316 gene encoding uncharacterized protein isoform X3 produces MNFSNPRPRRKKVIGLDDLLTDHLREQEKLKEEQNEQEKPKTKKAKKDASSYDDDEDPREAYLTKLVEKCENQLKDFGEEEDIPLWGVKVFGDKKAFPPLEFPELGSCNLLQSFLNSELNSVVELAAEKGDNFLEGLLINGWLPKLAFLCGHIEKPVAIWSFNTMLYSSNEELRNSSSDFWCAVLSSRKEVDQLPVKIGWFPEYSDLRTALDTYGFLFEFSSSGEPKDLDSDTGEPLQNIRAWLKFVTACCLIRSKRPVFSVVEAEELIEIIICLFLDRQFQGLLVLLNDCVEAIVNYFTDQEWHSSCENIAKFIASRVSKDLNCIQSVECIPVASSRCKQLKSAVAYQNLLSCFDGFLCQAHNGEDILRLLRAINFKDKSCDFFKMYIHLVLTENWVLSNSLIEDNPVIYEMFCLFLRQCSSLISASDLRSYASKVRHRAAYLMHFSIYK; encoded by the exons ATGAATTTCTCAAACCCCCGCCCAAG GAGGAAGAAGGTTATTGGGTTGGATGATCTTCTTACTGATCATTTAAGAGAACAGGAAAAGCTCAAAGAAGAACAGAATGAGCAGGAAAAGCCAAAGACAAAAAAGGCTAAGAAGGATGCAAGTTcctatgatgatgatgaagatccCAGGGAAGCTTACTTGACAAAACTTGTTGAGAAGTGTGAAAATCAG TTGAAAGATtttggtgaagaagaagatatTCCTCTCTGGGGAGTGAAAGTCTTTGGAGATAAG AAAGCCTTTCCACCGCTGGAATTTCCTGAGCTTGGAAGCTGCAACCTTCTGCAGTCATTTTTGAACAGTGAGCTGAATTCAGTGGTGGAATTGGCAGCCGAAAAAG GTGATAACTTTCTTGAAGGATTGCTCATCAATGGTTGGCTTCCAAAATTAGCATTCCTCTGTGGTCATATAGAAAAACCAGTAGCCATTTGGTCCTTCAACACAA TGTTATATTCATCAAATGAAGAGCTTCGAAACTCATCCTCTGACTTTTGGTGTGCAGTTCTCTCTTCTAGAAAAGAG GTTGATCAATTGCCTGTCAAAATTGGTTGGTTTCCTGAGTACTCAGATTTGAGAACAGCTCTTGACACTTATGggtttctttttgaattttcatcCAGTGGTGAACCCAAAGATTTAG ATTCTGACACTGGAGAACCACTCCAAAATATTAGAGCCTGGCTCAAATTTGTCACTGCTTGTTGTCTAATACG GAGTAAAAGACCAGTATTTTCTGTTGTAGAAGCtgaagaactcattgaaattatTATATGTCTATTTCTAGATCGCCAGTTTCAAGGTTTATTAGTGCTTTTGAATGATTGCGTAGAAGCAATTGTCAATTACTTCACAGACCAGGAATGGCATTCAAGTTGTGAGAACATAGCAAAATTCATTGCTTCCAG AGTCTCAAAGGATTTGAATTGCATCCAATCTGTTGAGTGCATACCGGTAGCTAGCTCCCGTTGTAAGCAACTTAAGAGTGCCGTAGCGTATCAGAACCTACTTTCCTGTTTTGATGGA TTTTTGTGTCAGGCCCACAATGGAGAAGACATCCTGAGATTGCTTAGGGCAATTAACTTCAAAGACAAAAGTTGCGATTTCTTCAAGATGTACATTCACCTAGTTTTGACAGAGAACTGGGTTTTGTCCAACTCATTAATCGAAGACAATCCAGTAATCTATGAAATGTTCTGTCTTTTTCTAAGACAATGCTCTAGCTTGATTTCAGCATCGGACCTACGATCATATGCGTCAAAG GTTCGTCATAGGGCCGCATATCTTATGCACTTCTCCATCTACAAGTAG
- the LOC112785420 gene encoding protein NUCLEAR FUSION DEFECTIVE 4 isoform X2 encodes MMVAKDNNHQGYHGNFAKQFHKGKWFMVFGSSLILSCAGASYMFGMYSKDLKATLGYDQTTLNTIGFFKNLGANSGIISGLIAEITPTWMILLIGAVTNFVGYFMVWLSITQKIPKPEVWQMCLYFVIGTHSQNFAATSVMISCVNTFPLNRGIVVGFLQSFVGLSAAIISQFHKTIIASCSVHYYYQDTRSIVLALAVFPAIVSILFAFTIRGFEPSTQFNDTRPFFHFFYIATGLATFILGITITHLFECHLSKFAYHLIAFLMFLFLLVLPLFVAIREDLFLWKLAEAESENLNVIIENQENDNNNNKAEPTTSTSMYSCFKSILNKPERGEDHTILQALLSVDMFLIFFVSICGLGANLAAIDNLGQIGESLGYSKVKTQYFVSL; translated from the exons ATGATGGTGGCAAAGGATAATAATCACCAAGGGTATCATGGTAATTTCGCAAAGCAATTTCACAAGGGTAAATGGTTCATGGTGTTTGGTTCATCATTGATATTATCATGTGCTGGTGCCTCTTACATGTTTGGTATGTATTCAAAGGATCTTAAGGCAACATTAGGATATGACCAAACTACCCTCAACACAATAGGTTTCTTCAAGAACCTAGGTGCAAACAGTGGCATAATCTCAGGGCTAATTGCTGAAATTACACCAACATGGATGATTCTTCTCATTGGAGCTGTCACAAACTTTGTTGGTTACTTCATGGTTTGGCTCTCAATAACACAGAAGATTCCAAAGCCTGAGGTTTGGCAAATGTGTCTCTACTTTGTGATTGGAACACATTCTCAGAATTTTGCAGCAACATCAGTGATGATCTCATGTGTCAACACATTCCCTCTCAACAGAGGAATTGTTGTTGGATTCTTGCAGAGTTTTGTTGGTTTGAGTGCAGCTATAATCTCACAATTCCATAAGACTATTATTGCTTCTTGTTCAGTTCATTATTATTATCAAGATACAAGGTCTATTGTTCTTGCTCTTGCTGTTTTTCCAGCTATTGTGTCAATTCTCTTTGCATTCACAATTAGAGGCTTTGAGCCTTCAACACAATTCAATGACACTAGAcccttttttcatttcttttacatTGCCACTGGTCTTGCAACTTTCATCTTGGGTATCACCATTACTCACTTGTTTGAATGTCATCTTTCAAAGTTTGCATATCATTTGATTGCATTTCTAATGTTTCTGTTCTTGCTTGTCCTGCCTCTCTTTGTTGCCATAAGAGAGGATCTGTTCTTATGGAAACTTGCTGAGGCTGAGAGTGAGAATCTCAATGTCATCATTGAGAATCAAGAGaatgataataataacaataaggcagagccaacaacatcaacatcaaTGTATTCTTGTTTTAAAAGCATATTGAATAAGCCTGAAAGAGGAGAAGATCACACAATATTACAAGCACTTTTAAGTGTTGACATGTTTCTGATATTCTTTGTTTCAATATGTGGGCTTGGTGCTAATTTGGCAGCAATTGACAACCTTGGACAGATTGGTGAATCTTTAGGGTACTCAAAGGTTAAAACTCAGTATTTTGTATCTCTA TGA